The Pseudomonas eucalypticola genome has a window encoding:
- a CDS encoding amino acid aminotransferase produces the protein MSLFSAVELAPRDPILGLNEAFNADTRTDKINLGVGVYSNEEGRIPLLRAVVEAETARVAQHAARGYLPIDGIAAYDQAVQKLLFGAQSPLLAEGRVVTVQAVGGTGALKIGADFLKQLSPNATVAISDPSWENHRALFETAGFPVQNYRYYDAATNGVNRAGLFEDLNALPNGSIVVLHACCHNPTGVDLTPQDWKQVLETVKAKGHVPFLDMAYQGFGDGIDEDAAAVRLFAESGLTFFVSSSFSKSFSLYGERVGALSIVTESKEESTRVLSQVKRVIRTNYSNPPTHGAMIVATVLNSPELRAQWEAELAEMRLRIRGMRNQMVEGLAAAGANRDFGFVGLQRGMFSYSGLTAAQAQRLRSDFGIYALDTGRICVAALNQRNIDRVIKAIVAVL, from the coding sequence ATGAGCCTGTTTTCCGCTGTCGAATTGGCACCCCGCGATCCTATCCTGGGCCTCAACGAAGCCTTCAACGCTGACACCCGCACTGACAAGATCAACCTGGGCGTAGGCGTTTACAGCAACGAAGAGGGGCGAATTCCCCTGCTGCGCGCTGTCGTCGAGGCCGAGACCGCCCGCGTTGCCCAGCACGCAGCCCGTGGCTACCTGCCGATCGACGGCATCGCCGCCTATGACCAGGCCGTGCAGAAGCTGCTGTTCGGCGCCCAGTCGCCCCTGTTGGCCGAAGGCCGCGTGGTCACCGTGCAGGCCGTTGGTGGCACCGGCGCACTGAAAATCGGCGCCGATTTCCTCAAGCAGCTCTCGCCCAACGCCACCGTGGCCATCAGCGACCCAAGCTGGGAAAACCACCGCGCGCTGTTCGAAACCGCCGGCTTCCCGGTGCAGAACTACCGCTACTACGATGCGGCCACCAATGGCGTGAACCGCGCCGGCCTGTTCGAAGACCTCAACGCCCTGCCAAACGGCTCCATCGTCGTACTGCACGCCTGCTGCCACAACCCGACCGGTGTGGACCTGACCCCGCAGGACTGGAAACAAGTGCTGGAAACCGTTAAGGCCAAGGGCCACGTGCCGTTCCTGGACATGGCTTACCAGGGCTTTGGCGACGGTATCGACGAAGACGCCGCTGCCGTGCGCCTGTTCGCCGAATCGGGCCTGACCTTCTTCGTCTCCAGCTCGTTCTCCAAGTCGTTCTCGCTGTACGGCGAGCGCGTTGGCGCCCTGTCGATCGTCACCGAATCGAAGGAAGAAAGCACCCGCGTCCTGTCCCAGGTCAAGCGCGTGATCCGCACCAACTACTCCAACCCGCCGACCCACGGCGCGATGATCGTCGCCACCGTGCTGAACAGCCCGGAACTGCGTGCCCAGTGGGAAGCCGAACTGGCCGAGATGCGCCTGCGCATCCGCGGCATGCGCAACCAGATGGTCGAAGGCCTGGCTGCAGCCGGCGCCAACCGCGACTTCGGTTTCGTGGGCCTGCAGCGCGGCATGTTCTCCTACTCGGGCCTGACCGCCGCACAGGCCCAGCGCCTGCGCAGCGACTTCGGCATCTACGCCCTGGACACCGGCCGCATCTGCGTGGCGGCACTGAACCAGCGCAACATCGACCGGGTGATCAAGGCGATCGTCGCTGTCCTGTGA
- a CDS encoding PilZ domain-containing protein, producing MNQPVSPGPRNGILSLTIKDKSVLYAAYMPFIKNGGLFIPTTKSYKLGDELFMLLNLMDEAEKIPVAGRVAWITPKGAQGNRAAGVGVQFNDGDNTARNKIETYLAGAIKSDRPTHTM from the coding sequence ATGAATCAGCCAGTCAGTCCCGGCCCGCGCAACGGCATCCTGTCCCTGACCATCAAGGACAAATCGGTGCTGTATGCCGCCTACATGCCCTTCATCAAGAACGGCGGGCTGTTCATCCCCACCACCAAGAGCTACAAGCTGGGTGATGAGTTGTTCATGCTGCTGAACCTGATGGATGAGGCGGAAAAAATCCCGGTGGCCGGCCGCGTGGCCTGGATCACCCCCAAGGGCGCCCAGGGCAACCGTGCCGCGGGCGTCGGCGTGCAGTTCAACGATGGTGACAACACTGCGCGCAACAAGATCGAAACCTACCTGGCGGGCGCCATCAAGTCCGACCGCCCCACCCACACGATGTAA
- a CDS encoding TetR/AcrR family transcriptional regulator, with amino-acid sequence MQKEPRKVREFRRREQEILDTALKLFLDQGEDSVTVEMIADAVGIGKGTIYKHFKSKAEIYLRLMLDYERDLNELLHSADVDRDKEALSRAYFEFRMRDPQRYRLFDRLEEKVVKGNQVPEMVEELHKIRASNFERLTLLIKGRISEGKLEDVPPYFHYCASWALVHGAVALYHSPFWSNVLEDQEGFFQFLMDIGVRMGNKRKRDSEPTGG; translated from the coding sequence ATGCAGAAAGAACCTCGCAAGGTCCGTGAATTTCGTCGCCGAGAGCAGGAAATCCTCGACACCGCGCTCAAGCTGTTCCTCGACCAGGGTGAAGACAGTGTCACCGTGGAGATGATCGCTGACGCCGTGGGTATCGGCAAAGGCACGATCTACAAGCACTTCAAGTCCAAGGCGGAGATCTACCTGCGCCTGATGCTCGACTACGAGCGCGATTTGAACGAACTGCTGCACTCGGCCGACGTCGACCGTGACAAGGAAGCCCTGTCGCGCGCCTACTTCGAATTCCGCATGCGCGACCCGCAGCGTTACCGGCTGTTCGATCGCCTGGAAGAGAAAGTGGTCAAGGGCAACCAGGTACCGGAGATGGTCGAGGAGCTGCACAAGATCCGCGCCTCGAACTTCGAACGCCTGACCCTGCTCATCAAGGGCCGCATCAGCGAAGGCAAGCTCGAAGACGTGCCGCCATACTTCCATTACTGCGCCTCCTGGGCCCTGGTACATGGCGCCGTGGCGCTGTACCACTCGCCGTTCTGGAGCAATGTGCTGGAGGATCAGGAAGGGTTCTTCCAGTTCCTGATGGACATTGGCGTGCGCATGGGCAACAAGCGCAAGCGCGACAGCGAGCCGACCGGCGGTTAA
- a CDS encoding EscU/YscU/HrcU family type III secretion system export apparatus switch protein, whose translation MTDNAPRQAIALTYDGQQAPTVSAKGDDELAEAILAMAREYEVPIYENAELVKLLARLELGDSIPEALYRTIAEIIAFAWNLKGKSPQGFDPSPAPLERDITPGG comes from the coding sequence ATGACCGACAACGCCCCCCGCCAAGCCATTGCCCTGACCTACGACGGCCAACAGGCCCCGACCGTGAGTGCCAAGGGTGACGACGAACTGGCCGAAGCCATTCTGGCCATGGCCCGCGAATATGAAGTGCCTATTTACGAGAATGCCGAACTGGTGAAACTGCTGGCGCGGTTGGAATTGGGTGACAGCATTCCGGAGGCGCTGTACCGGACCATTGCCGAAATCATCGCCTTTGCCTGGAATCTGAAAGGCAAATCCCCGCAAGGCTTCGACCCCAGCCCAGCGCCGTTGGAGCGGGACATCACACCTGGCGGCTGA
- a CDS encoding deoxynucleotide monophosphate kinase, translated as MPTIIGLAAIARSGKDTVASMLLEHGDVAAYALADPLKLGCQSLFGLTDEETWSDDLKEKQIPAWGMSPRQMFQRVGTEFLRDHNPDHWLLRADRHLNHPKPESEPALSPSAEPAQSSSFIEAAVVPATSSAAKPSGTPAEIPDLATASIWLAVQSIWGITDQQAFEPASRDATDPYWSLTPNEMYGVLEHYLDKYFPNYEEVRNKLPLQLPTRSLTPTEGKTKFIIKDIRFENEADFWRSHNGVIWHIIRHNAAKVNAHTSEAGIKVQQGDTTIKNNGTLEELRLKVDLAWTNVHS; from the coding sequence TTGCCCACTATCATCGGCCTTGCCGCGATTGCGCGCTCAGGGAAAGACACTGTCGCCTCAATGCTCCTTGAGCACGGTGACGTAGCAGCGTACGCCCTGGCGGACCCTCTGAAATTGGGGTGCCAATCGCTCTTCGGTCTTACTGATGAAGAGACATGGTCGGACGACCTGAAAGAGAAACAGATTCCGGCTTGGGGAATGTCCCCACGCCAAATGTTCCAGCGCGTCGGAACGGAATTTTTGCGCGATCATAACCCAGACCACTGGCTACTGCGCGCTGATCGGCATTTGAACCACCCGAAACCAGAGTCAGAGCCAGCCCTATCTCCTTCCGCCGAGCCCGCTCAATCCTCTTCCTTTATAGAAGCAGCAGTCGTACCCGCAACCAGCTCAGCAGCGAAACCATCAGGAACACCTGCGGAGATACCAGATCTGGCAACCGCCTCCATCTGGCTGGCCGTGCAGTCGATTTGGGGGATCACAGACCAGCAAGCGTTCGAACCCGCATCCCGAGACGCTACCGATCCTTATTGGTCACTAACGCCAAACGAGATGTATGGCGTACTTGAACACTACTTGGATAAATACTTCCCAAACTATGAGGAAGTGCGAAACAAGCTCCCATTGCAACTACCAACCAGAAGCCTCACCCCAACAGAAGGCAAAACCAAGTTCATCATCAAAGACATTCGCTTTGAGAACGAAGCCGACTTCTGGCGCAGCCATAACGGCGTGATCTGGCATATCATCAGGCACAACGCGGCCAAGGTTAACGCTCACACATCAGAAGCAGGAATAAAAGTTCAACAGGGTGATACCACCATTAAAAATAATGGTACACTTGAAGAACTTAGACTAAAAGTGGACTTGGCCTGGACCAACGTCCATTCCTGA
- a CDS encoding TatD family hydrolase, whose amino-acid sequence MLVDSHCHLDRLDLAQHDGSLDAALQAARDRGVGHFLCIGVSADNAGAVKAVAERYSDVDCSVGIHPLDLKPGEAPALQWLLDELDHPSVVAIGETGLDYHYEPEAAELQQASFRLHLEAAKLTGKPVIIHTRGARADTLDLLREAQLPQAGVLHCFTEDWDMAKAALDMGYYISLSGIVTFRNADALRDVARQVPADRLLVETDSPYLAPIPHRGKPNLPQYVREVAEFLALVRGESFEQLAEQTTANFKRLFPLAHLQGA is encoded by the coding sequence ATGCTTGTCGATTCCCACTGCCACCTCGATCGTCTGGACCTGGCCCAGCACGACGGTTCCCTCGATGCCGCCTTGCAGGCGGCCCGTGACCGCGGGGTGGGGCACTTCCTGTGCATCGGCGTCAGCGCCGACAATGCCGGCGCCGTGAAGGCGGTGGCCGAGCGCTACAGCGATGTAGACTGTTCGGTCGGTATTCACCCACTGGACCTCAAGCCTGGCGAGGCACCCGCCCTGCAGTGGCTGCTGGATGAGCTGGACCACCCGAGCGTGGTGGCCATCGGTGAAACCGGCCTGGACTACCACTATGAACCCGAGGCGGCCGAACTGCAGCAGGCGTCGTTCCGGCTGCACCTTGAGGCGGCCAAGTTGACCGGCAAGCCGGTGATCATCCACACCCGCGGTGCCCGCGCTGACACCCTGGACTTGCTGCGCGAGGCGCAACTGCCCCAGGCGGGCGTGCTGCACTGCTTCACCGAAGACTGGGACATGGCCAAGGCAGCCCTGGACATGGGCTATTACATTTCCCTGTCCGGCATTGTCACCTTCCGCAATGCCGACGCCCTGCGCGACGTGGCCCGCCAGGTACCCGCCGACCGTCTGCTGGTGGAAACCGACTCGCCGTACCTGGCACCCATCCCGCACCGGGGCAAGCCCAACCTGCCGCAATACGTGCGTGAAGTCGCCGAATTTCTGGCGCTGGTGCGGGGCGAGAGCTTCGAACAGTTGGCCGAACAGACCACGGCCAACTTCAAGCGCCTGTTTCCACTGGCTCACCTGCAAGGCGCGTGA
- a CDS encoding DNA polymerase III subunit delta' has translation MAEAYPWQDSLWQHLAGRGQHAHAYLLHGPKGIGKRALAERLMALLLCQHPAGLAACGQCKSCHLLAAGSHPDNYILEPEEADKAIKVDQVRDLVSFVVQTAQLGGRKVVLIEPVEAMNINAANALLKSLEEPSGNTVLLLVSHQPSRLLPTIKSRCVQQACPLPSHATSLAWLATALPDSSDEQREELLTLAADSPLVAVSLQAQGVVEQRALVVEGVKKLLKQQTSPTQLAEAWNAIPLLLLFDWFCDWSNLILRYQLTQDEEGLGLQDMRKVVQYLAQKSGQGKVLAVQDWILAQRQKVLSKANLNRVLLLEALLVSWAGLPGQS, from the coding sequence GTGGCTGAGGCCTACCCCTGGCAGGACAGCCTCTGGCAGCATCTGGCCGGCCGCGGCCAGCACGCCCATGCATACCTGTTGCATGGCCCCAAGGGTATCGGCAAGCGGGCCCTGGCCGAGCGGCTGATGGCCTTGCTGCTATGCCAGCACCCTGCTGGCCTGGCGGCCTGCGGCCAGTGCAAGTCGTGCCACCTGCTCGCCGCCGGCAGCCACCCGGACAACTACATCCTGGAGCCCGAGGAGGCCGACAAGGCCATCAAGGTCGACCAGGTCCGCGACCTGGTCAGCTTCGTGGTGCAGACCGCGCAGTTGGGCGGGCGCAAGGTGGTGCTGATCGAGCCGGTGGAGGCCATGAACATCAACGCCGCCAACGCCTTGCTCAAAAGCCTGGAAGAGCCGTCGGGCAACACCGTGTTGTTGCTGGTCAGTCACCAGCCCAGCCGCCTGCTGCCCACCATCAAGAGCCGCTGCGTGCAGCAGGCCTGCCCGCTGCCCAGCCACGCCACGAGCCTGGCCTGGCTGGCCACGGCATTGCCGGACAGCAGCGATGAACAGCGTGAAGAACTGCTGACCCTGGCGGCGGATTCGCCCCTGGTGGCGGTCAGCCTGCAGGCCCAGGGCGTGGTCGAGCAGCGGGCCCTGGTGGTCGAGGGCGTGAAGAAGTTGCTCAAGCAGCAGACGTCGCCCACGCAACTGGCCGAAGCCTGGAACGCCATTCCCCTGTTGTTGCTGTTCGACTGGTTCTGCGACTGGTCCAACCTCATCCTGCGTTACCAGTTGACGCAGGATGAAGAGGGGTTAGGCTTGCAGGACATGCGCAAGGTGGTGCAGTACCTGGCGCAGAAAAGCGGGCAGGGCAAGGTGTTGGCAGTACAGGACTGGATTCTGGCCCAGCGCCAGAAGGTGCTGTCCAAGGCCAACCTCAACCGCGTGTTGTTGCTCGAAGCGTTGCTGGTGTCCTGGGCAGGGTTGCCCGGGCAGTCATGA
- a CDS encoding cupin domain-containing protein, whose amino-acid sequence MKAITALTLALLCASPLAGAHEAGHDNVEVLQQQALPNAPGKQAMMLTVTYAPGQASAAHSHPGSVMAYVLEGSVVSQLQGQPPVTYKTGQYWYEPAGTVHLVSRNASASQPAKLLVWVLKDEGQAVLEPYAPK is encoded by the coding sequence ATGAAAGCCATCACCGCGCTCACCCTTGCCCTCCTGTGCGCCAGCCCCCTGGCCGGCGCCCATGAAGCGGGCCATGACAACGTTGAGGTTCTGCAGCAGCAGGCGCTACCCAACGCCCCTGGCAAACAGGCCATGATGTTGACAGTGACCTACGCCCCCGGCCAAGCCTCCGCCGCCCATAGCCATCCCGGCTCGGTCATGGCGTACGTGCTTGAGGGTAGTGTGGTGTCGCAGCTGCAAGGGCAGCCACCGGTCACTTACAAGACCGGGCAATACTGGTACGAACCTGCGGGCACTGTGCACCTGGTGTCGCGCAATGCCAGTGCCAGCCAGCCGGCCAAGTTGTTGGTGTGGGTGCTGAAGGACGAGGGGCAGGCGGTGCTGGAGCCTTACGCACCCAAATGA
- the uvrB gene encoding excinuclease ABC subunit UvrB, which yields MSEFQLVTRFQPAGDQPEAIRQMVEGIEAGLAHQTLLGVTGSGKTFSIANVINQVQRPTLVLAPNKTLAAQLYGEFKAFFPNNAVEYFVSYYDYYQPEAYVPSSDTFIEKDASINDHIEQMRLSATKALLERKDAIIVTTVSCIYGLGSPETYLKMVLHVDRGDKLDQRALLRRLADLQYTRNEMDFARATFRVRGDVIDVYPAESDLEAIRIELFDDEVESLSAFDPLTGEVIRKLPRFTFYPKSHYVTPRETLLDAIEGIKAELQERLDYLRSKDKLVEAQRLEQRTRFDLEMILELGYCNGIENYSRYLSGRPAGAPPPTLYDYLPPDALLVIDESHVSVPQVGAMYKGDRSRKETLVEYGFRLPSALDNRPMRFDEWEGVSPQTIFVSATPGPYEEEHAGRVIEQVVRPTGLVDPQVEVRPALTQVDDLLSEIRKQVAKEERVLVTVLTKRMAEDLTDYLADHDVKVRYLHSDIDTVERVEIIRDLRLGTFDVLVGINLLREGLDMPEVSLVTILDADKEGFLRSERSLIQTIGRAARNLNGRAILYADRMTGSMERAIGETERRREKQVAFNEAHGITPQGVFKDVADIMEGATVPGSRSKKRKGMAKAAEESAKYENELRSPSEITKRIRQLEEKMYQLARDLEFEAAAQMRDEIAKLRERLLNV from the coding sequence ATGTCCGAGTTCCAGCTCGTCACCCGTTTCCAGCCCGCCGGCGACCAGCCGGAAGCCATTCGCCAGATGGTCGAAGGTATCGAGGCCGGCCTCGCGCACCAGACTCTGCTGGGCGTGACTGGCTCGGGCAAGACCTTCAGCATCGCCAACGTCATCAACCAGGTGCAGCGGCCGACCCTGGTGCTGGCGCCGAACAAGACCTTGGCTGCGCAGTTGTACGGTGAGTTCAAGGCATTCTTCCCGAACAACGCCGTGGAGTACTTCGTTTCCTACTACGACTACTACCAGCCGGAGGCTTATGTGCCGTCGTCGGACACCTTCATCGAGAAGGATGCGTCGATCAACGACCACATCGAGCAGATGCGGCTGTCAGCCACCAAGGCGTTGCTTGAGCGCAAGGATGCCATCATCGTCACCACGGTGTCGTGCATCTATGGCCTGGGCAGCCCGGAGACGTACCTGAAAATGGTCCTGCACGTGGACCGCGGCGACAAACTCGACCAGCGCGCCCTGCTGCGCCGCCTGGCCGACCTGCAGTACACCCGCAACGAGATGGATTTCGCCCGCGCCACGTTCCGGGTACGCGGTGACGTGATCGATGTGTACCCGGCCGAGTCGGACCTGGAAGCCATCCGCATCGAGCTGTTCGACGACGAAGTGGAGAGCCTGTCGGCTTTCGACCCATTGACGGGCGAGGTGATCCGCAAGCTGCCGCGTTTCACGTTCTACCCCAAGAGCCACTACGTGACACCGCGCGAAACCCTGCTGGACGCCATAGAGGGCATCAAGGCGGAACTGCAGGAGCGCCTGGATTACCTGCGCAGCAAGGACAAGCTGGTAGAAGCCCAGCGCCTGGAGCAGCGTACCCGGTTCGACCTGGAGATGATCCTGGAGCTGGGTTATTGCAACGGCATCGAAAACTATTCGCGCTACCTGTCCGGCCGCCCGGCCGGGGCGCCGCCACCGACCCTGTACGACTACCTGCCGCCCGACGCGCTGTTGGTGATCGATGAGTCTCACGTCAGCGTTCCGCAGGTAGGCGCCATGTACAAGGGGGACCGCTCGCGCAAGGAAACCCTGGTGGAGTACGGGTTCCGCCTGCCTTCGGCGCTGGACAACCGGCCCATGCGCTTCGACGAGTGGGAGGGTGTCAGCCCGCAGACGATCTTCGTTTCGGCCACCCCGGGCCCGTACGAAGAAGAGCATGCTGGCCGGGTGATCGAGCAGGTGGTGCGCCCCACGGGCCTGGTCGACCCGCAAGTGGAAGTGCGCCCGGCCCTGACCCAGGTGGATGACCTGTTGTCGGAAATCCGCAAACAGGTGGCCAAGGAGGAGCGGGTGCTGGTCACGGTGCTCACCAAGCGCATGGCCGAGGACCTGACCGACTACCTGGCCGATCACGACGTCAAAGTGCGCTACCTGCACTCGGACATCGACACCGTGGAGCGGGTGGAGATCATCCGCGACTTGCGCCTGGGCACCTTCGATGTGCTGGTGGGCATCAACTTGCTGCGTGAGGGCCTGGACATGCCCGAGGTGTCGCTGGTGACGATTCTGGATGCTGACAAGGAAGGCTTCCTGCGTTCGGAACGTTCGCTGATCCAGACCATCGGCCGCGCGGCGCGAAACCTCAACGGTCGGGCGATTCTGTATGCCGACCGCATGACCGGTTCCATGGAGCGCGCCATTGGCGAGACCGAGCGGCGCCGCGAGAAACAGGTGGCGTTCAACGAGGCCCACGGCATTACCCCGCAGGGGGTGTTCAAGGACGTCGCCGACATCATGGAAGGCGCCACCGTGCCGGGCTCGCGCAGCAAGAAGCGCAAAGGCATGGCCAAGGCTGCCGAGGAAAGCGCTAAATACGAAAACGAACTGCGCTCGCCGAGCGAGATCACCAAGCGTATCCGGCAATTGGAAGAGAAGATGTACCAGTTGGCTCGCGACCTGGAGTTCGAAGCAGCGGCCCAGATGCGCGACGAAATCGCCAAATTGCGCGAGCGGTTACTCAACGTCTGA
- a CDS encoding DUF1285 domain-containing protein, which produces MSGTGKANDLLAQIPKSEKGLPPVHLWNPDFCGHIDMRIARDGTWYYLGTPIGRKPMVRLFSTILRRDGDDYVLVTPVEKVGITVDDAPFVAVTLDVQGQGEAQVLRFVTNVEDTVVADADHPLRVEIDPDTQEPTPYVLVRSNLEALVHRNVFYQLVELAVVRELRGQRWLGVWSSGQFFAIGPCPAD; this is translated from the coding sequence ATGAGTGGCACCGGCAAGGCCAATGATCTGCTGGCCCAGATCCCCAAGAGCGAAAAGGGCCTGCCGCCCGTGCACCTGTGGAACCCCGACTTCTGCGGCCACATTGACATGCGCATCGCCCGGGACGGTACCTGGTACTACCTGGGCACGCCGATAGGCCGCAAGCCGATGGTGCGGCTGTTTTCCACCATCCTGAGGCGTGATGGCGATGACTATGTGCTGGTGACCCCGGTGGAGAAAGTCGGCATCACCGTCGATGACGCACCATTCGTCGCGGTGACCCTGGACGTGCAAGGGCAGGGCGAGGCTCAGGTGTTGCGCTTCGTCACCAACGTGGAAGACACCGTGGTCGCCGACGCCGACCATCCTCTGCGGGTAGAGATCGACCCCGACACCCAGGAGCCAACCCCGTACGTGCTGGTGCGCAGCAACCTGGAAGCGTTGGTGCATCGCAACGTCTTCTACCAGTTGGTGGAACTGGCCGTGGTGCGCGAACTACGCGGGCAGCGCTGGCTAGGGGTGTGGAGCAGCGGCCAGTTTTTCGCTATCGGTCCGTGCCCCGCCGACTGA
- a CDS encoding DUF4823 domain-containing protein, protein MRSLVLLLALLALSGCMSVSDMGEATREQLSDAGVLNHSNTRRLNNFRLQPDSFIYIGQGAFAPPGSAYPKPNVVAEAAFDGFIQYFPMVRRARAPLGLEQALGEARSAGASYLLYTRFAAADDRIGNFDEWSDQEAVDRLGVDNGIIQVMLIETNTRYLIDSATIRMRGGLFSIHNQKPEDLLQPPLEDYARILLGMSRP, encoded by the coding sequence ATGCGTAGCCTGGTCTTGCTGCTTGCCCTGTTGGCGCTGAGCGGCTGCATGAGTGTCAGCGACATGGGTGAAGCCACCCGCGAACAATTGAGCGACGCCGGGGTGCTGAACCACAGCAACACCCGGCGCCTGAACAATTTCCGCCTGCAGCCCGATTCGTTCATCTACATTGGCCAGGGCGCTTTCGCCCCGCCGGGCAGCGCTTATCCCAAGCCTAACGTGGTGGCTGAAGCTGCGTTCGACGGCTTCATCCAATACTTTCCCATGGTTCGTCGCGCCCGTGCCCCGCTGGGGCTGGAGCAGGCCTTGGGCGAAGCCCGAAGTGCCGGCGCCAGTTACCTGCTGTACACCCGCTTCGCGGCGGCTGATGACCGCATCGGCAATTTCGATGAATGGTCCGACCAGGAAGCCGTCGACCGCCTGGGCGTGGACAACGGCATCATTCAAGTGATGCTGATCGAGACCAACACCCGCTACCTGATCGACAGCGCTACCATTCGCATGCGCGGTGGGCTGTTCTCCATCCACAACCAGAAGCCGGAAGATTTGCTCCAGCCACCGTTGGAGGATTACGCTCGTATCCTTCTGGGCATGAGCCGCCCCTAA